Genomic DNA from Corynebacterium kroppenstedtii:
CTCCGTCAAACACACCGAGAACTCGACCAAGTTCTACGAGCACTCGACGGAAAATTTATCGAATCCGGACCATCAGGATCCCCCCTCCGCGGGCTCATCAACACCCTGCCAACCGGACGAAACTTCTATTCAGTTGACCCCAAAGCAATCCCCTCACGCTTAGCCTGGGACACCGGACAACTCCTCGCCGACAGCCTAATCGAACGCTACAGGCAGGATAACGACGGAAAATACCCCGTATCCGTTGGCATCAGCGCCTGGGGTACCTCCGCCATGCGCACCTCTGGTGACGATATCGCTGAGGTATTCGCGCTCCTCGGCGTCCGACCAATATGGGACGAAGTATCCCGACGCGTCACACGGCTAGAGGTCATTCCACTCGAGGAACTCGGCCGACCCCGCATCGACACCACGGTCCGCATTTCCGGATTCTTCCGAGACGCCTTCCCGCACGTCGTCGCCCTTCTCGACGACGCTGTCCAGATGGTCGCCGCCCTCGACGAACCCGCCGACATGAACTACGTCGCTACTCACGTGAACGAAGACAAAGCCAACGGAACTCCCCCCGAACGGGCACACCGCCGCATATTCGGATCAAAACCCGGCACCTACGGCGCAGGCCTCCTCGAACTCATGGACGCAGGAAACTGGCGCAGCGACGACGACCTCGCCGAGGTGTACAGCACCTGGGGAGGCTACGCCTACGGACGCGGAGTCGACGGCGCACCCGCCGCCGACGACATGAAACAGGCCTACACACGCATCCAAGTAGCCGCAAAAAACACGGACACCCGCGAACACGACATCGCCGACTCCGACGACTATTTCCAATTCCACGGCGGCATGGTAGCCACAGTCCGAGCACTCTCAGGCCAATCACCCGAAGCCTACATCGGCGACTCCACACGCCCCGACACCATCCGCACCCGCACACTCCACGAAGAATCCCGGCGCGTCTTCCGATCCCGCGTCGTCAACCCCCGCTGGGTCGAAGCAATGCGCAACCACGGATACAAAGGCGCATTCGAAATGGCAGCCACCGTCGACTACCTCTTCGGATACGACGCCACCGCCGGGATGATGGACGACTGGATGTATGAACAACTCACCCAGGAATACGTCGAAAACGAAGAAAACCGGGAATTCTTCCGCGAATCCAACCCATGGGCACTCCACGACATTTCCGAACGACTCCTCGAAGCCGCCCAACGCGGACTATGGAAAAACCCCGACCAAGACCGCCTCGACGCACTCACCGAAGCCCTCCTAGAAACCGAAGGAGAAATGGAAGACCGCTAAAAATACCGCCACCGAGATAACCGAGTACAGGCCCACCAAGTAGTAATCTTGACGCCATGCCCACACCGCGCCCACGATCAACACCCCGATGGGACGAGGCAGCGCACACACCCGGCCTGTACAACACCACACGCAGAGCCGACTACGGCAAGCGATTCCTCTACACAGTCATACGACTCTCGCTCGCCGCATTCGCAGGGCTGTGCGTCTACGCGTCATACGAACCAAACGGCCTGTGGCTCGCAGCCCCACTCGGCATTGCCTTGCTGATCACCGCCCTACAACCATGGGGCAACAGATCACCCGCACCCAGCGCGTGGCTCGGTGCCCTCATAGCCTTCACCCAGGGACTCATCACCTACCTCTTCTATCTCCCCTGGATCGGAGAATACGTCGGTTCGCTACCATGGATCGCCTTATCCATCGTCGAAGCGCTATATTCGCTGCTATTCGGTGCGGGAACTGTCTTTCTACTTCGCGCCGGGCGTGCTTCCCGAAAGCGTGAACCGCGTGAATTATCTGCTCGCTCTCAGAGGGGAAGCTCAGACTCTGCTCGAGGGGACTCGGCATCGAAGAAGTGGTCCTCGTCGGGGGGGCGTTTAAGTGGTCGTGGCCGCAGCAGTCGAGTCCATCGTACGATTACCGCCAACGAGTTCCTCTTTACGGTCATTGGGATTCCCACGTGGTATCTTGCGGTCGAGTATGCACGGTCGCATTGGCCTTTTGGAGGCTTTGCGTGGACCCGTTTAGCGTGGGGGCAGGTATCTGGCCCCTTGCTATCTCTTGCCCGAATCGGTGGACCCGCACTCATCACTGTGGCAACGGTGACGATGGGGGTCGGAATAACCATCATCTTTCGTCGGGTGTGGATCCCTGGCTTGGTCATTACCCTTATTATCCCTATTGTTGCGGGATTGGCCTGGTCACAGGTGGACGCGGGTCCCAATCCTTCAACTGAGCGCATTGACTCTTTTGCGGCATCGAAAAATGGGGTAGAAGCTCGCGGGTCAGGAACCCAGTCACAATCGATAAAGATGGTGTCCAAAGACTCAGGTATCACTTATTATCGTGCCAGTGATTCGTCGTCACCCGAAAATCTCGTGACAGTCGCAGTCGTGCAAGGCAATGTCCCGCGGTTGGGGCTCGATTTTAATGATCAGCAGCGTGCAGTATTAGCAAATCATCGTGACGCCACATTGGCCTTGGCTCGTCGGATCGAGGAGCATAAATCGCCCAAGCCAGATTTTGTCGTATGGCCCGAGAATTCGTCAGATGTTGATCCTTTTCTTGACCCTCTTGCCCAAGATGAGATTCAACAAGCAGCAGAAGCTGTGGGGGTCCCGATTCTCGTCGGGACGCTCACGCACCCGGGTGACCAGGAGCGCAATACTATCGTCGTCTGGGACCCCGAGACTGGGCCAGGGGAGAGGCACGATAAGGTCTATCTCCAACCATTCGGAGAATACATGCCATGGAGAGGGTTTTTCAGACACTTTTCGTCCTACGTAGATATGGCAGGGAATTTCGGCCCTGGCGACGATAACGGCGTTATCCACGTTCGATCGGGCACAACGAATGCTCTCATTCCAGTTGGCGTCGGCACCTGTTACGAAGTCGCGTTTGATGGCGCCTTCCAACATGCTGTGGAGGGGGGCGCGCAAATCTTCACAGTCCCGACGAATAACGCAACCTTTGGTTTCACGGATATGTCGTACCAGCAATTGGCGATGAGCAGATTGCGTTCTGTGGAATATGACCGCGCCACGGTCGTTGCCGCTACGTCGGGCGTGTCAGCTATCATTCGGCCAGATGGGCGAGTGTCTGAGCGTACCCAGATTTTCACAGAGGGGATTCTCCATGCCCAGCTTCCGCTTCGTGCAACGCGAACCATTGCTTCTTATTCGGCGACGTTCATCGAGTGGGCGCTGTGCGGGCTTGGTGTCGTCATGGTCCTGGGTGCCGCTATCTCACAGCGAAAGCCACAGCGGGTAAAGTCAAAGTAGTTATCAAGAGAGAGGATCACCGTTGACTCAACCGAGCGACAACACATTGGTCATCATCCCGACGTACAACGAAAAGGATAATTTGCCCCTCATCGTGGGCCGCTTACGCAAAGCAGAACCTGACCGCGTAGACGTCTTAGTCGTCGATGACAATAGCCCCGATGGCACTGGTGATCTTGCTGACCAGATGGCATCCGATGACTCCCATATTCACGTCTTGCACCGCAAGGGCAAAGAAGGCCTGTGCGCAGCGTATGTCGCTGGTTTCCGGTGGGGGCTTGATCAAAATTACGACGTGATCTGTGAAATGGATGCCGACGGCTCCCACGCGCCTGAACAGCTTCACCTTTTGCTCGACTCGGTCAATGATGGTGCGGATTTGACGATTGGTTCGCGGTATGTGCCGGGTGGGGAAACCGTGAATTGGCCTGCGTATCGCCAATTCCTATCTCGGGGTGGAAATGCGTATATCAATGTTGTCTTGGGAGCAGGAATCCGCGATATTACCGCTGGTTACAGGGCTTATCGTCGATCTGTGCTCGAGGCCGTGGATCTCGACGATTTGAGTAACGCAGGCTATATCTTCCAAACGGACCTCGCCTGGCGGATTCTCCAGAAAGGCTTCGATGTTCGGGAGGTGCCGATTACCTTCACGGAACGCGAGCTGGGGGAGTCAAAGCTCTCGGGGAACTTCGTGAAAGATTCCCTCCTCGAAGTAACCAAGTGGGGAGCGACGTATCGAGCCGAGCAAGCGAAAGAGCTGTTTACGTCGTCAAAGCGGTTGATTAGGCATGAAGTGCATGAGTTAATCGAGAAGCAAAAGCGACGGTTTAACTCCTAAAAGTCACGACGAAAAACGGATCCGGCCTCTGACTGCGAATATTCGCGGAGAGACCGGATCCCGCTGCGGAAAGCCGAGTTACTTCGACTTGGCTTTTTCTTCTGCTTCTTTTTGTTCCTTCATCATCTTGGCCGCGATACGACGGCGCTGCTTAAGCATATCGAGGCGCTCGTTAAGAAGCTTTTCAAGCTCATCGATGCTGCGACGTTCGCGAAGCATGTCCCAGTGTGTACGGGGTGGTTTGACGGGCTTAGCCTCTGTGCCTTCGCCTTCCACGAGCTCACCGATTTTGCCATTCTGGCACGGCCATTCACCTGGGATTTCAGCGTCGTCGGCAAAAGGAACTTCCCATATCTTTCCGTCCTCGGTGCGGTACTTGACAAGCTGCCGAGGGGCTAGATCATGGTCGCGATCCGTTTCGTAGGAAACGGCGCCCATTCGACTGCCACGGAGAACACGATCTGCCATGCGGGGAATCAGTCCTTACGTCATTGGGGTACGTACTGGTAAAGCTTTACAACTTGAGCGTAATATCGCGCTAAGGTCTAAAGAAACCAGCTATTCATTATAACCGTCGTTACATACAACGATGTTAGCGGCAGATCTGTTCCATGATTGGTACATAACGTCGATCATTAAGCGTCATAGACCACGGATAATGATGGAAGATAATGATGGAAAAGGAACGTTCAACACAGGAAGTCCGTTGTCAGTGGTGCGGGAATCCAGTCGAATACTCGGGGCGTGGACGCAAACCTAAATACTGCTCACGATCCTGCCGACAACGAGCCTACGAGCAGCGCCATGAGGGCCGTGGCGTCGGAATATCGGACTCAGACATCGTCTTGCGGGGCAAGAAAGCACAATACCTATTCGATTCACTATTTGAATTACGTTGTGCAGCGGAAGATATCAACACGGCTGCGCAAGAAGGTGCAACGTCAAGCGAAATTGCTGCTATGACTGGAGATCTTGTGTCGTTGGCGCGAGATATTGAGTCCATCCGCCTGGGTGTTGAGCAAGCTAATACATAAAACACTGCGGCTAGTACCATGGCGCTTATGAAGAAGCCTTGGATCACATTGGTCGTCATAGCAATTGTCACCATTGTCTTAGCATCTGTTGGCCCGGTCGTGTATAAAGCAGCTACCGACCGGGGGACAAAAACTGATTCTCTCACGGACGGCGATGCCAAGGCAGCAAGCACCGATATCAATGGCAGTTGGAAGATTGTCCGAGGATCAGGGAAGAACGCAACATCTGCCGGATATACTTTCCACGAGATTCTTCCTGGTAAATCCAAGGAAACAAGCGGATCAACAAATAAAGTTGACGGGTCATTCATCGTGTCAGATCAAAAGTTGGAAGAAGGATCGGCATCCAGTGATCTGACGTCGATTTCCAGTGATGTTGAAAAACGCGATATCAATGTCCGACGGACCATACTGAACACTGATGAGTTCCCGAAGGCAGTGTTCACAATAAAAGGCCCAGTGGACGTATCATCGTTGCCGGATGACGGACATGCCGATGAGATTACCGTGCCGGGAACCATGGAAATTCACGGCGTGAAAAAAGACATCGACGTGAAGCTAAAGGCACTGCGCACAGGTAAGAAACTGATTGCTTCGAGTACGATTCCGATTAATAGGCGTGACTACGATATCGAATCGCCACAATTCGTCGCAGCTAAGATTGACGAAACGGGCGAGATTAACCTACTGCTAACAATGGAGAAGCAGTAATGAGTGACGAAACACTAATTTGGACACGGTGGCTGCGATTAGCAGTCTTAGCCGTTCTTATCGTGATCGCGCTTATTCAGAAGTTGTGGATCATATTGGTTGTCTTCGCGGTGTTGTTCGTACTCACCATCGTCCAACTGCGCCAGGTGTATCGCTCGAAGAATAAGCAGCGGCCCGCTCAATGATGATCTCCGAAGTCTTGATGTTGCGTGCCTTGGTAATACGTGGCTAAGCGAGTAGAACATCCCGTTACACACGATTATTAAGTCACTGTGACAGAAAGAGTGTTAGGGAGTGTACCCTCAGGGATCTGCGGTTGAGGCCGGTTGGGCGCATATTATCCGCGCTCTGCAGTAAAACACCACAATATATTTAGCCGATAATCTACATTATGTCACTTTAAGGACACTGTATTACTAAGCTCCGATACTCCACATTGTGATTGCGAGGAACACTAAAACTATGCGCATCTGGTCACTACACCCCCGCCTGCTAGACCGTCGCGGACTCGTCGCATGTTGGCGGGAAACTTTACTCGCGCAAAAAGTTCTCCGTGGACTCACTAAGGGCTACACGAGCCATCCGCAGCTGGAAAGGTTTAAGGCCACCGACAATCCCATGTTATCGGTTGCGACATATTTACACGCGCTCGCTGATGAAGCTGACTCTCGTGGATATAACTCTAACCGCGACCGCATCGCCTATAGCTCGGACGATCTAGCCCAGGCTGCACAAGCCCCGAACTCAATCCCCGTGACGATAGGCCAGCTCCGCTACGAACTCCGGTTCCTCGGTACAAAAGTGGCCAACCGAGATCCCGAGTGGCTGTCGTCCACTCTCAACAGTTATCTCCAGCCCACTGACAGTGATGAGAATCAAGTCATTCCCCCAGCTCATCCACTATTCGACGTCATTGA
This window encodes:
- the lnt gene encoding apolipoprotein N-acyltransferase, with the protein product MPTPRPRSTPRWDEAAHTPGLYNTTRRADYGKRFLYTVIRLSLAAFAGLCVYASYEPNGLWLAAPLGIALLITALQPWGNRSPAPSAWLGALIAFTQGLITYLFYLPWIGEYVGSLPWIALSIVEALYSLLFGAGTVFLLRAGRASRKREPRELSARSQRGSSDSARGDSASKKWSSSGGRLSGRGRSSRVHRTITANEFLFTVIGIPTWYLAVEYARSHWPFGGFAWTRLAWGQVSGPLLSLARIGGPALITVATVTMGVGITIIFRRVWIPGLVITLIIPIVAGLAWSQVDAGPNPSTERIDSFAASKNGVEARGSGTQSQSIKMVSKDSGITYYRASDSSSPENLVTVAVVQGNVPRLGLDFNDQQRAVLANHRDATLALARRIEEHKSPKPDFVVWPENSSDVDPFLDPLAQDEIQQAAEAVGVPILVGTLTHPGDQERNTIVVWDPETGPGERHDKVYLQPFGEYMPWRGFFRHFSSYVDMAGNFGPGDDNGVIHVRSGTTNALIPVGVGTCYEVAFDGAFQHAVEGGAQIFTVPTNNATFGFTDMSYQQLAMSRLRSVEYDRATVVAATSGVSAIIRPDGRVSERTQIFTEGILHAQLPLRATRTIASYSATFIEWALCGLGVVMVLGAAISQRKPQRVKSK
- a CDS encoding polyprenol monophosphomannose synthase, with the translated sequence MTQPSDNTLVIIPTYNEKDNLPLIVGRLRKAEPDRVDVLVVDDNSPDGTGDLADQMASDDSHIHVLHRKGKEGLCAAYVAGFRWGLDQNYDVICEMDADGSHAPEQLHLLLDSVNDGADLTIGSRYVPGGETVNWPAYRQFLSRGGNAYINVVLGAGIRDITAGYRAYRRSVLEAVDLDDLSNAGYIFQTDLAWRILQKGFDVREVPITFTERELGESKLSGNFVKDSLLEVTKWGATYRAEQAKELFTSSKRLIRHEVHELIEKQKRRFNS
- a CDS encoding RNA polymerase-binding protein RbpA — translated: MADRVLRGSRMGAVSYETDRDHDLAPRQLVKYRTEDGKIWEVPFADDAEIPGEWPCQNGKIGELVEGEGTEAKPVKPPRTHWDMLRERRSIDELEKLLNERLDMLKQRRRIAAKMMKEQKEAEEKAKSK
- a CDS encoding YceI family protein, which produces MKKPWITLVVIAIVTIVLASVGPVVYKAATDRGTKTDSLTDGDAKAASTDINGSWKIVRGSGKNATSAGYTFHEILPGKSKETSGSTNKVDGSFIVSDQKLEEGSASSDLTSISSDVEKRDINVRRTILNTDEFPKAVFTIKGPVDVSSLPDDGHADEITVPGTMEIHGVKKDIDVKLKALRTGKKLIASSTIPINRRDYDIESPQFVAAKIDETGEINLLLTMEKQ
- a CDS encoding pyrimidine dimer DNA glycosylase/endonuclease V; amino-acid sequence: MRIWSLHPRLLDRRGLVACWRETLLAQKVLRGLTKGYTSHPQLERFKATDNPMLSVATYLHALADEADSRGYNSNRDRIAYSSDDLAQAAQAPNSIPVTIGQLRYELRFLGTKVANRDPEWLSSTLNSYLQPTDSDENQVIPPAHPLFDVIEGPIESWEKVKDI